A region from the Aegilops tauschii subsp. strangulata cultivar AL8/78 chromosome 5, Aet v6.0, whole genome shotgun sequence genome encodes:
- the LOC109778129 gene encoding 7-deoxyloganetin glucosyltransferase encodes MDPAAGEKPHAVCLPFPAQGHITPMMKLAKVLRCRGFHVTFVSTEYNHRRLIRSRGPSAAAGLPGFVFATIPDGLPSSDADVTQDPPSLCYSIMTTCLPHFKNLLAGLNGSTSGAPPVTCIVADGLMSFAVDAARELGVPCALFWTASACGYMGYRNFRPLIDRGIIPLKDEEQLTNGFMDMAVDWAPGLSKHMRLKDFPSFLRTTDRDDTLLTFQLHQVERAEAADAVIINTMDQLEQPALDAMRAIIPAIYTIGPLNSLADQTIPRGDPLRTVSSSLWKEDDVCLPWLDGKRARSVVYVNFGSVTVMSSHELAEFAWGLANSGQEFLWIVRPDVVRSSEAAGAGAALPPGFLQATRDRGLVASWCDQEAVLRHDAVCAFLTHSGWNSTVEALCGGVPMLCWPFFAEQQTNCRYKCAEWGVAMEIGDNVRREVVEGRIKEAVGGDKGREMRKRAAEWREVAVRSMARSLTNLDSLIHGVLLSGKNS; translated from the exons ATGGATCCCGCCGCCGGCGAGAAGCCGCACGCCGTGTGCCTGCCGTTCCCGGCGCAGGGGCACATCACGCCGATGATGAAGCTGGCCAAGGTGCTCCGCTGCAGGGGCTTCCACGTCACCTTCGTCAGCACCGAGTACAACCACCGACGCCTCATCCGCTCCCGCGGGCCGAGCGCCGCCGCGGGCCTCCCCGGCTTCGTCTTCGCCACCATCCCCGACGGCCTTCCCTCGTCGGACGCCGACGTCACGCAGGACCCGCCGTCGCTCTGCTACTCCATCATGACCACCTGCCTCCCCCACTTCAAGAATCTACTCGctggcctcaacggcagcacgtCCGGGGCGCCGCCGGTCACGTGCATCGTGGCGGACGGCCTCATGAGCTTCGCCGTGGACGCCGCGAGGGAGCTCGGCGTGCCGTGCGCTCTGTTCTGGACGGCCAGCGCCTGCGGCTACATGGGCTACCGGAACTTCCGCCCTCTCATCGACCGGGGCATCATTCCCCTCAAAG ACGAAGAGCAGCTGACCAACGGGTTCATGGACATGGCGGTGGACTGGGCGCCCGGGCTGAGCAAGCACATGCGGCTGAAGGACTTCCCGAGCTTCCTCCGCACGACGGACCGCGACGACACCCTGCTGACCTTCCAGCTACACCAAGTGGAGCGCGCGGAGGCGGCCGACGCCGTCATCATCAACACCATGGACCAGCTCGAGCAGCCGGCGCTCGACGCGATGCGCGCCATCATACCGGCCATCTACACCATCGGCCCGCTCAACTCCCTCGCCGACCAAACCATCCCCCGCGGGGACCCCCTGCGCACGGTGAGCTCCAGCCTCTGGAAAGAGGACGACGTCTGCCTGCCGTGGCTCGACGGCAAGAGGGCCCGCTCCGTGGTGTACGTGAACTTCGGGAGCGTGACCGTGATGAGCAGCCACGAGCTGGCGGAGTTCGCGTGGGGGCTGGCCAACAGCGGCCAGGAGTTCCTCTGGATCGTCAGGCCGGACGTCGTGAGGAGCAGcgaggccgccggcgccggcgccgcgcTGCCCCCCGGGTTCTTGCAGGCGACCAGGGACAGGGGCCTCGTGGCGAGCTGGTGCGACCAGGAGGCGGTGCTGCGGCACGATGCCGTGTGCGCCTTCCTGACGCACAGCGGGTGGAACTCGACGGTGGAGGCCCTCTGCGGCGGCGTGCCGATGCTGTGCTGGCCCTTCTTCGCGGAGCAGCAGACCAACTGCCGGTACAAGTGCGCCGAGTGGGGGGTGGCGATGGAGATCGGCGACAACGTGCGGCGGGAGGTGGTCGAGGGGAGGATCAAGGAGGCGGTGGGCGGGGACAAGGGCAGGGAGATGAGGAAGAGAGCGGCCGAGTGGAGGGAGGTGGCTGTCCGGTCCATGGCGAGATCGTTGACTAATCTTGATTCGCTCATCCATGGTGTGTTGCTCTCTGGCAAGAATAGTTAG